From a region of the Candidatus Rhabdochlamydia porcellionis genome:
- the cyoB gene encoding cytochrome o ubiquinol oxidase subunit I — protein sequence MFGKLTWSAFRQDPIEIAAGISMVLGLMVVLGLLWYFKRFKWLWTQYLTSLDPKKIGVMYIVVVFIMLLKAVFDAGMIRLQQILSVSDAHGYLSSPHFQQVFTAHGTTMIFFVGMGLVFGILNLIVPLQIGARDVAFPFLNSLSFYLFSVGAILLLISLIIGKFSGTGWVAYPPLSGLKYNSGVGVDYWIWSVQIAGIGSLLSGINFLVTILKMRCPGMTLMKMPLFVWSALCTMALVVFAFPILTATIGMLSLDRLLHMHFFTADFGGNPMMYINLIWAWGHPEVYILILPAFGIFSEVVATFSQKRLFGYDSMVWALVAITLLSFLVWLHHFFTMGSGANVNAFFGIMTMLIAIPTGVKIFNWLFTMFRGRVHFTTPMLWFLGFVFIFTTGGMTGILLSVAPIDFQVHNSLFLIAHFHSMVIGGVLFGFLAGITYWFPKFMGFKLHEGLGKYAFWCWFIGFLLAFMPLYVLGLMGASRRLDHYEASTGWQPLFIVAAIGVTIIICGILFQILQVLVSIKQRKKNRDLTGDPWNGRTLEWSTSSPPPFYNFAILPEVHERDSFWIVKHTKTIEKPHYKDIHMPKNTPMGLFIGGFSFVLGFALIWHIIWLGIVGLIGVIACIVIRMSDDDIDYYVLATEIEEIEARCKNL from the coding sequence ATGTTTGGAAAATTAACTTGGAGTGCTTTTCGTCAGGACCCTATTGAAATCGCAGCAGGAATCTCGATGGTTCTTGGTCTAATGGTTGTTTTAGGGCTTTTATGGTATTTTAAGCGATTTAAGTGGCTTTGGACGCAGTATTTAACCTCACTTGACCCAAAAAAAATTGGAGTGATGTACATTGTAGTCGTCTTTATCATGCTATTAAAAGCAGTATTCGACGCTGGTATGATACGCTTACAGCAGATTCTTTCTGTCAGCGATGCTCATGGATATTTGTCATCACCGCATTTTCAGCAGGTTTTTACAGCCCATGGCACGACAATGATTTTCTTTGTGGGTATGGGCCTTGTATTTGGAATTTTAAATCTCATTGTACCCTTACAAATTGGTGCACGTGATGTGGCTTTTCCTTTTTTAAATTCTCTGAGTTTCTATTTATTTTCTGTAGGAGCAATTCTTCTTCTTATATCTCTTATTATTGGTAAATTTTCTGGAACTGGTTGGGTAGCATATCCTCCGCTTTCAGGTCTTAAGTACAATTCTGGAGTAGGAGTGGATTACTGGATATGGAGTGTGCAGATTGCAGGTATTGGTAGCTTACTTTCAGGTATTAACTTTCTTGTTACTATTTTGAAAATGCGCTGTCCAGGAATGACTTTAATGAAAATGCCGCTATTTGTTTGGAGTGCTTTATGTACGATGGCTCTAGTTGTTTTTGCTTTTCCGATCTTAACAGCAACTATTGGAATGCTTTCTTTAGACAGATTATTGCACATGCATTTTTTTACTGCTGATTTTGGAGGTAACCCCATGATGTACATCAATCTCATTTGGGCATGGGGTCATCCTGAGGTGTATATTTTGATTTTGCCTGCTTTTGGGATTTTTTCAGAAGTGGTTGCTACTTTTTCACAAAAGCGATTATTTGGTTATGACTCAATGGTATGGGCTCTTGTTGCCATTACCTTGTTATCTTTTCTTGTTTGGTTGCATCACTTTTTTACCATGGGATCTGGAGCTAATGTGAATGCTTTTTTTGGCATTATGACCATGCTTATTGCTATCCCTACAGGTGTAAAAATTTTTAACTGGTTATTTACCATGTTTAGAGGTCGAGTGCATTTTACAACACCCATGCTTTGGTTTTTAGGTTTCGTTTTTATCTTTACTACAGGTGGTATGACCGGTATTTTGCTGTCAGTTGCACCAATAGATTTTCAAGTACATAATAGTCTATTTTTAATTGCACATTTCCACTCTATGGTCATAGGTGGAGTTTTATTCGGTTTTTTAGCGGGCATTACTTATTGGTTCCCTAAGTTTATGGGTTTTAAGCTCCATGAAGGGTTAGGTAAATATGCCTTTTGGTGTTGGTTTATTGGTTTTTTATTGGCTTTCATGCCCTTATATGTTTTAGGGCTGATGGGAGCTAGTAGACGTTTAGACCACTATGAAGCATCTACCGGATGGCAACCTTTATTTATAGTTGCAGCTATTGGGGTTACCATTATCATCTGCGGTATTTTATTTCAAATCTTGCAGGTGCTTGTAAGCATTAAACAGCGTAAAAAAAATAGGGATCTTACAGGAGATCCATGGAATGGTAGAACGCTAGAATGGTCTACTTCTTCACCACCACCATTTTATAATTTTGCCATCCTTCCTGAAGTTCATGAACGGGACTCTTTTTGGATAGTGAAACACACCAAAACAATAGAAAAACCACACTATAAAGACATTCATATGCCCAAAAACACACCAATGGGGCTATTTATTGGCGGATTTAGCTTCGTTTTAGGGTTTGCTTTAATTTGGCATATTATTTGGCTCGGTATAGTTGGTCTTATTGGTGTAATTGCCTGCATTGTTATTCGCATGTCTGACGATGACATCGATTACTATGTGCTAGCTACAGAAATAGAGGAAATAGAAGCAAGATGCAAGAATCTATAA
- the cyoE gene encoding heme o synthase, translating to MIKTYFMLTKPGIIFGNVITAAGGFILASKAQVDPWLFLATLIGLSLLIASACVFNNYIDRNIDKMMERTKNRALARGVISLQKAIIFAVFLGLFGVLVLMLYINLLTTIIALAGFFIYVVLYSLSKHRSSYATAIGSISGGIPPIVGYCAVVNRFDMGAFLLFMIVALWQMPHFFAIAMYRLDDYAAASIPVLPAKRGVYITKVHMLFYIMAFLIPVCMLTLWGYTGYAYLIVVGLLGLIWLFLCIKGFKNTNDRLFGRQMFRFSLVVIMMLCIMICISIA from the coding sequence ATGATCAAAACTTATTTTATGCTTACTAAACCTGGAATTATATTTGGTAATGTAATAACCGCAGCAGGTGGGTTTATTCTTGCATCAAAAGCACAGGTTGATCCTTGGTTATTTTTAGCAACTCTTATAGGTTTATCGCTGCTTATTGCATCGGCTTGCGTCTTTAATAATTATATTGATCGCAATATAGATAAAATGATGGAAAGAACTAAAAATCGAGCTCTAGCAAGGGGGGTGATTTCTCTGCAAAAGGCTATTATATTTGCTGTTTTTCTTGGATTATTCGGTGTCTTGGTGTTAATGCTATACATCAATCTTTTAACGACAATCATTGCGCTCGCTGGTTTTTTTATTTATGTGGTCTTGTATAGTTTATCAAAACACCGTTCCTCTTATGCAACCGCTATAGGAAGTATTTCAGGGGGCATACCGCCAATTGTTGGTTATTGTGCTGTAGTTAATCGTTTTGATATGGGAGCTTTTCTACTATTTATGATCGTAGCTCTTTGGCAAATGCCACATTTTTTTGCAATTGCTATGTATCGACTTGATGATTATGCTGCTGCATCAATCCCTGTTTTGCCTGCTAAAAGAGGTGTCTATATTACCAAGGTGCACATGCTGTTTTATATCATGGCCTTTCTTATTCCTGTGTGTATGCTGACGCTATGGGGCTATACAGGATATGCATATTTAATAGTTGTAGGTTTACTCGGCCTTATTTGGCTTTTTTTGTGTATAAAAGGCTTTAAAAATACTAATGATAGGCTCTTTGGACGCCAAATGTTTCGCTTTTCGCTTGTAGTCATTATGATGCTATGCATCATGATTTGTATTAGCATAGCATAA
- the cyoC gene encoding cytochrome o ubiquinol oxidase subunit III: protein MQESINQENMEKTVFGFWVYLMTDCILFATLFATYAVLRNNTYGGPSGYELFSLPFALSETLILLISSFTCGLAMLAAQVKDRKRVLVWLGISFLLGITFLTMELKEFIHLIYEGNSWKRSGFLSAFFTLVATHGLHITAGLLWMVFVVVQLLHKGIIYITFKRLTCLSMFWHFLDVVWIFIFTIVYLMGAI, encoded by the coding sequence ATGCAAGAATCTATAAACCAAGAAAACATGGAAAAGACTGTCTTTGGATTTTGGGTCTATCTAATGACAGATTGTATTTTATTTGCAACGCTTTTTGCAACATATGCAGTGCTGCGCAATAACACGTATGGTGGACCTTCTGGATATGAGTTATTTTCTCTACCATTTGCTTTAAGCGAAACTCTTATCCTGCTAATTAGTAGTTTTACTTGTGGACTTGCTATGTTAGCAGCGCAGGTTAAAGATCGAAAAAGAGTGCTTGTTTGGTTAGGGATTTCTTTTTTATTGGGAATCACTTTTTTAACAATGGAATTAAAAGAATTTATTCATTTAATTTATGAAGGAAATAGCTGGAAGAGAAGCGGGTTTCTATCTGCTTTTTTTACTCTTGTAGCAACGCATGGATTACATATTACGGCTGGCTTATTATGGATGGTTTTTGTTGTAGTACAGCTTTTGCATAAAGGGATTATTTATATTACTTTTAAAAGACTTACCTGTTTGAGCATGTTCTGGCACTTTTTAGATGTCGTATGGATTTTTATATTTACTATTGTATACCTAATGGGAGCTATATGA
- a CDS encoding Dps family protein, which translates to MSKKTIPTKLATPSNLKGRQEICKSINPLVADAFALYVKTKSFHWHMSGSHFRDYHLLFDEQAEQIFAMIDVLAERVRKLGGTTICSINHISRLQKIKDDEIILEPKKMIQHLMHDNKNYATHMRSTHQICADHNDVATASILEVFIDETERRTWFLFEIQA; encoded by the coding sequence ATGAGTAAAAAAACAATACCCACAAAGTTAGCAACTCCAAGTAACTTAAAAGGTCGCCAAGAAATCTGCAAAAGCATTAATCCCCTAGTTGCTGATGCTTTTGCTTTATATGTAAAAACAAAAAGCTTCCATTGGCATATGTCAGGTAGCCATTTTCGCGATTACCATCTTTTATTCGATGAGCAAGCAGAACAAATTTTTGCCATGATTGACGTTTTAGCAGAACGCGTTCGCAAATTAGGTGGAACAACAATATGCTCGATAAATCATATTAGTCGGCTACAAAAAATTAAAGATGATGAAATTATACTAGAACCAAAAAAAATGATTCAACATCTCATGCACGATAACAAAAACTATGCAACTCACATGCGGTCTACCCATCAAATTTGCGCAGATCATAACGATGTTGCAACAGCTAGTATCTTAGAAGTATTCATAGATGAAACAGAAAGAAGAACTTGGTTTCTTTTTGAAATCCAAGCTTAG
- the cyoD gene encoding cytochrome o ubiquinol oxidase subunit IV — MNQETGVFKSYLIGFLLSILLTLVAYFIVVEHVFSSGILVSTIIGLGVVQMFIQLLFFLHLGQEPKPYWNSLLFLFMLTILVILVIGSLWIMENLKYNVMPNM; from the coding sequence ATGAATCAAGAAACTGGAGTTTTTAAATCTTATTTGATAGGGTTTTTGCTATCCATTCTATTGACTTTGGTGGCTTATTTTATAGTGGTAGAGCATGTATTTAGTAGTGGGATTTTAGTTTCTACTATTATTGGTTTAGGCGTTGTGCAGATGTTCATTCAATTGTTATTTTTTTTGCATTTAGGTCAAGAACCTAAACCTTATTGGAACTCTCTGCTTTTTCTTTTTATGTTAACGATCCTTGTAATTTTAGTGATTGGATCGCTCTGGATTATGGAAAACTTAAAGTATAATGTGATGCCAAATATGTAA
- a CDS encoding NEL-type E3 ubiquitin ligase domain-containing protein: MTINRIAPVHINQRIIDKRIHDKHCVLTSIVGTLVAASGGVTILAASSSLLTTAGAVAIAAGGVLSAITLIRHCFVTHRNTEIEEKAKFQVAAILQQWKNEIPLEESRIHAKNRILNFLKNKENTLNLSTLKLSSLPEIFHYPCFHKLTGTLDLSFNNFKTLSETMHLTRLTFLDLYGNELETLPNMSGMQELKILDLSFNNFKTLSETMHLSKLTFLNLSKNELETLPNMSGMQELKILDLSKNRLQILSDTINTLSKLTFLNLFKNELETLPNMSGMQGLKTLDLSKNSFQIFPDTINSLSKLTFLNLSKNELETLPDMSGMQELKILDLSKNRLRIFPDTINTLSKLISLNLSRNELETLPNMSGMQGLKTLDLSKNSFQIFPDTINSLSKLTFLNLSRNELETLPNMSGMKELKTLNLSKNKLRVLSDTINSLSKLICLNLFKNELETLPNMSGMKELEVLDLSNNKLITLPYTIAAFPLLESLNLDNNSTLSGIPMEILDLPRTCYISLEGCNFSLDILARLRRIATNSAYRGPSISYSIVDRTRKKESSIEESLATLHRITEKNSIELFHLEKTEELRSWLHRLSDIADFQKGGYLQKALATKVLDYLIQANDNQEFHKVFYTVIQDAATTCGDRVTLSILHLGVAYRLAKISLKEMKELADFLKGLWAINILEDVARKKIPALPFFDEVEVYLGYPIQLKEALNLPIDAQEMLYFDCSALTSKDLQEAKTFVLSKQENQKEYFDFLINHDKWIEALASNHQEEYQNILDERIEAAGLKNPNYVAIEQKFKQQLEELTRRVLSKL; the protein is encoded by the coding sequence ATGACAATCAACAGAATAGCGCCAGTACACATTAACCAGAGAATCATAGACAAAAGAATACATGATAAACACTGCGTGTTAACTAGCATAGTTGGCACCTTGGTAGCAGCTAGCGGCGGCGTTACTATTCTTGCTGCATCTTCCTCATTACTTACTACAGCTGGAGCAGTAGCAATTGCTGCAGGAGGAGTTTTAAGTGCAATAACTTTAATCCGGCATTGTTTTGTAACACACCGAAATACTGAGATAGAGGAAAAAGCAAAGTTCCAAGTTGCTGCTATTTTGCAACAATGGAAAAACGAGATACCTTTAGAAGAAAGTAGAATACATGCTAAAAATAGGATTCTTAATTTTTTAAAAAATAAAGAAAATACATTAAATCTATCTACCCTAAAATTAAGCTCCTTACCTGAAATTTTTCACTACCCTTGCTTTCACAAGCTAACAGGAACACTAGATCTTAGCTTTAACAACTTTAAAACCTTATCTGAGACAATGCACTTAACTAGATTAACCTTCTTAGACCTCTATGGAAACGAATTAGAAACTCTACCTAATATGAGTGGTATGCAAGAGCTAAAAATATTGGATCTTAGCTTTAACAACTTTAAAACCTTATCTGAGACAATGCACCTCTCTAAACTAACCTTCTTAAACCTCTCTAAAAATGAGCTTGAAACCTTGCCTAATATGAGTGGTATGCAGGAGCTAAAAATATTGGATCTTAGCAAAAACAGGCTTCAAATCCTGTCTGATACAATCAATACCCTCTCTAAACTAACCTTCTTAAACCTCTTTAAGAATGAGCTTGAAACCTTGCCTAATATGAGCGGTATGCAAGGGCTAAAAACGTTGGATCTTAGCAAAAATAGCTTCCAAATCTTTCCTGATACAATCAATAGCCTCTCTAAACTAACCTTCTTAAACCTCTCTAAAAATGAGCTTGAAACTCTGCCTGATATGAGTGGTATGCAGGAGCTAAAAATATTGGATCTTAGCAAAAACAGGCTCCGAATCTTTCCTGATACAATCAATACCCTCTCTAAACTAATATCCTTAAACCTCTCTAGAAATGAGCTTGAAACCTTGCCTAATATGAGCGGTATGCAAGGGCTAAAAACGTTGGATCTTAGCAAAAATAGCTTCCAAATCTTTCCTGATACAATCAATAGCCTCTCTAAACTAACCTTCTTAAACCTCTCTAGAAATGAGCTTGAAACCTTGCCTAATATGAGCGGTATGAAAGAGCTAAAAACGTTGAATCTTAGTAAAAATAAACTTCGAGTCCTATCTGATACAATCAATAGCCTATCCAAACTAATATGCTTAAACCTCTTTAAGAATGAGCTTGAAACCTTGCCTAATATGAGCGGTATGAAAGAGTTAGAAGTATTAGATCTTAGCAATAACAAGCTTATAACCTTGCCTTACACCATTGCTGCTTTTCCTCTTTTAGAGAGTTTAAACCTTGATAATAACTCTACTTTGTCCGGTATTCCTATGGAAATACTAGATCTCCCAAGAACTTGCTATATTAGCTTAGAAGGATGCAACTTTTCATTGGATATTCTAGCAAGGCTTAGAAGAATTGCTACTAATTCAGCATATAGAGGTCCTAGTATTAGTTATTCAATAGTTGATAGAACAAGAAAAAAAGAAAGCTCTATTGAGGAATCTTTAGCAACTCTGCATCGAATAACCGAAAAGAACTCTATAGAGTTATTTCACTTAGAAAAAACAGAAGAGCTACGCTCTTGGTTACATCGACTATCTGATATCGCTGATTTTCAAAAAGGAGGATATCTACAAAAAGCATTGGCTACTAAGGTGCTAGACTATTTAATCCAGGCTAACGACAATCAAGAATTCCATAAGGTTTTTTATACGGTTATTCAAGATGCAGCAACAACCTGTGGAGATAGAGTGACGTTGTCTATTTTACATTTAGGCGTTGCCTATCGACTTGCAAAGATAAGTCTTAAGGAAATGAAGGAATTAGCTGATTTTCTTAAAGGTCTATGGGCTATCAATATATTAGAAGATGTTGCTCGTAAAAAAATTCCAGCTCTACCTTTCTTTGATGAGGTTGAAGTCTATCTTGGATATCCTATTCAACTAAAAGAAGCGCTAAACCTCCCTATAGATGCGCAAGAAATGCTCTATTTTGACTGTAGTGCTTTAACAAGCAAAGATCTACAGGAAGCTAAAACATTTGTCTTAAGTAAGCAGGAAAACCAAAAAGAGTATTTTGATTTTCTTATTAACCATGACAAGTGGATAGAAGCTCTTGCTAGCAATCATCAAGAAGAATACCAAAACATATTGGATGAGAGGATAGAA
- the cyoA gene encoding ubiquinol oxidase subunit II: protein MKKKNKAPFFILCSLAVILLSMMYLSNINIAVLNPKGMIALKERNLFIKITLIMLIVVIPVFILTWVISWKYREGNKAKYTPDWDKHLLSESVWWGLPCAIVLVMSILVWKGSHELDPFKPLESDKRPLRVQVVALQWKWLFIYPEQGIATINFLQFPEKTPINFEITADAPMNSFWIPELGGQIYAMPGMETKLHLIANEKGFFRGSSANLSGKGFAGMTFIAKASSPADFYQWVDSFNESSNFLNLAEYTRLAEPSENDPTAFYILEKQDLYDWIVKKYTMPTTRMD, encoded by the coding sequence ATGAAGAAGAAAAATAAAGCTCCATTTTTCATTTTATGCTCTTTAGCTGTAATACTTCTATCAATGATGTATTTGAGTAATATCAATATTGCTGTATTGAATCCTAAGGGCATGATCGCATTAAAAGAGCGTAATTTGTTTATCAAAATTACCTTGATCATGCTTATTGTGGTTATCCCTGTTTTTATCCTTACTTGGGTTATTTCTTGGAAATACAGAGAGGGAAATAAAGCTAAATATACACCAGATTGGGATAAACATTTATTGTCTGAATCTGTCTGGTGGGGACTTCCCTGTGCCATTGTTTTAGTAATGTCGATATTGGTTTGGAAAGGTAGTCATGAGTTAGATCCATTTAAACCCCTTGAATCAGATAAGAGACCCCTTAGAGTACAGGTGGTTGCACTGCAATGGAAATGGCTATTTATCTATCCAGAACAGGGAATTGCAACTATAAATTTCTTACAATTTCCAGAAAAAACTCCGATTAATTTTGAAATAACCGCAGATGCTCCTATGAATTCTTTTTGGATTCCAGAGCTAGGTGGTCAGATTTATGCAATGCCGGGGATGGAAACCAAACTACACCTTATAGCTAATGAAAAAGGGTTTTTTAGAGGTTCATCAGCTAATTTAAGTGGAAAGGGTTTTGCGGGAATGACATTTATTGCTAAAGCCAGTTCTCCGGCTGATTTCTATCAATGGGTGGATTCATTTAATGAATCCTCCAATTTTCTTAATTTAGCAGAGTATACCAGGTTAGCAGAGCCTAGTGAAAATGATCCTACAGCTTTTTATATCCTAGAAAAGCAAGATTTATACGATTGGATTGTCAAGAAATATACGATGCCAACGACAAGGATGGATTGA